TTGCAACGTTCAATGTGAGTATGGAGGCTACCAATTACCAGTCTGATAAAGCGCTAGATGTGTCTGGTAATGTATTAACTAAGGCGTTAAAAAGCGGTGAAATAAAGCAAATCAATAATATTGCCGAAATCATTCAACGTACACGCCCAGACATTATCCTTTTAAATGAATTTGACTATATTGCCGACCCAGAGCAAGGTATTAACTTATTTAAAAGTAAGTACTTAGAGGTGTCTCAAAATGGCTTTGAGCCAATTTCTTATCCTCATGTATATTTAGCACCTGTCAATACGGGCGTTAAAACGCATTTGACTGGCAAAGACAACAAACTCACTCATTATGGATTTGGCAAATATCCGGGCCAATACGGCATGGTGCTGCTATCAAAGTTCCCAATAGACGCTGATCAAGTGCGTACTTTTCAACACTTTTTATGGAAAGATATGCCAAACAACATGATGCCAACCACCGAAGAGGGTAAGAGCTGGTATGCACAACCTGAACGTGACATCATGCGCCTTTCTTCAAAATCTCATTGGGATATTCCAGTTCAGGTCTGCAACCAGCAACTAAACGTGCTTGCTAGCCACCCGACGCCACCTGTTTTTGATGGGCCTGAAGACAGAAATGGTAAAAGAAACCATGATGAACTAAGGCTTTGGAAAGACTATATTTCTGCAACTGGTCACAGCTACATTTACGATGACACAGGTGTGAAAGGCGGTTTCAGCGGTTCATCTTTTGTGATTGTCGGTGATTTAAATGCCAGTGACGTCGATGGTGATGGGCACCCTAATGCCATCAAGCAGCTCCTCACACACAGTCGAGTAAACAACTTAGCCACACCTAAATCAGAAGGTGGAAGATCAAACAAACCGCAAAATGCAAATGCAGTGGCACATACCGCACATTGGGGGATGCGCGCTGATTACGTGCTGCCATCGAGTGACCTCAACATCATTGATAGCGGTGTGTTTTGGCCAGCGCAGCATGAATCTGGCGCTGAGTTAGTTGCAAATAGAGCCGCCTCTTCTGATCACAGGTTAGTATGGGTAGATATTTTATTGCCAAGCAATTGTGCCAAGTAAAGGCATATGAGCAGACTATTTAGTCTGCTCAGAACCTGCCTTGCTCCACCGGCAGTTTCCAAATCGAATGGGTAAGCCCAAAGCGCTCAAATATCTCTGAGGCTTCTTTTACTGTCCATTTTTCCCAATCAGGGCTCAAATGGCGTCCGTACCAGACTTTTGAAAATGCCCAAATATGCTCAATTGGCTGAATATCCCCCTTACACACATTGTGTCTTTCACACCATGCTGATGTCTGATTCAGACTCAAACATCAGCATGGTACTACAAGTGTAAACTACATTATCCCACGCTTTCTCCATAGGAATAGGAAAATGAACAAACAAATGCTTGTTCTGAATTTTTCCATTTATAATTTCAATCACAATCTGTTTTGATTCACTGCCCAGCGTGGTAGTAATGGTCAAGTCTCGAGCAAGTAATGCAGCCGCTCCCAATGCACACCAAGCACAATTACCCCACCAGCCCATATCTCCTGACTGGATCCAAAAGTTTGTTGGTGCAGCAGAAAAAGGATGTGCGACCCATACTTCGTGCGACACTGGTTGTAGCACGACACCATGGTATTCTTGTAATGCTTTTAACGCCTCCACAACACTGGCCACTTGAATGCCAAATATATCACTTAGCTTGCTAACACTGGGGGCTTTTGCATACTCAATGAAGTGCTTCATGATCTGGAAATGAAGGCTGGCATGAGTTAATTCCATGAGTACCTCAACATATTAAGTGGTTGTGTAAAATCTAGTGGCCATCTCTTAGAATTGCAAAACTATGACTCAGTCGAATTTTAAGCTTTGATTAAAACACCTAGTAGTGATTTCCCTGTAATACTCCCACCTTGGCGTGCTAACGGGAACCCTGCCCAATTCACCTATTGCTCTTACACGCTACCTTGCATTCAGTCCAAATAAATCCAACTAAGATCTCATCAATGACAGTGTTTAGTTCATTTTCATTCAATTTTTTCATAACCTCATCAGCTGCGTCTTGCAGTAACCTGCCAATGTACTAAATCCGCCTACAACCTTTAAAAAGGCTGGGAAAATTAGCATATCGCTACTGCGATTCGTTTGCATATAAACGTGCTAGCAAATTTGTATTATCTGGACATGTTAAACGTAAAAACTGCATAAACTCAGTATCTGAGAACACTCTACCGTGATGAGATGAAACATAGTGCTGAACACGAACCCCTGCCTTTTTAATATGTTTATTGAGCACCTCTGCTCGATAATAAACATCTCGACTTGGCCAACTATTTGGTGAATGAAACCCTTGTTTTAAACTGCTCCCAAACATATCTTCTGCAAATAAAATCTGCTGCTCAGGGAGGTATACGACAAGGTTATGATCTGCATGACTGCTTGGTACATCAAAAACCTGCACCTTATTATCTGCAAACTTAAGCCCATGAGATAACAGCCCGGCCTGATTCGGGGTTAGAGGCAACCCTAGACTTGCCTCTACCGCTTGCTGATGTTTTGCCAACAACAATAACTGCGCGCCATGTTCCATTACTTCATTTAGTCCCATTAGATGGTCATCATGATGATGAGTCACGATAAATTGAGACACCGGCTTAGTGTTGCCAGTAAACTGGTGCAGCATTGCAAGCCTTTGTTTCCACGTAAATGTATCATCAGGCATTTGCCATGAGCCCATTGAAATATACGATGCACCAATATCGACAAACAACGTAAACCCCCAGCCTTGTCCCACCAAAAAAGCACCTTTAACAATTTCATTGACGCTCGGCTGCGCAAAATCTAAAAACGTATCTTTAATACTAGGTTGATAATGCTTGGGTTTATGAAAAATCGAGCCATCAGGTGTCTTCAATGAAATATGTCTGTCGGTAACATGCCTCACAACAGTTTGCTTACGACTTACAATTGTTTCACTCGCCCACTTGAGGCCTTGTGTATTTTGCTCATGTGCTAAGAAGTCATAACGGGTTACTTTTCCATCACTGTCAATGAGTAAACGCGATAATAGGCCTGTTGCTTTATCAATATAAGCGGTTTTTTGTACCTTACTTTTCTTCCACTGCAAAACACTGTGTGGATCCCCTTGAATATATGCACTCCCCACACTGTTTATCCGCTTGCTATTGTCACTGAGCTCTTTAATCGTCAAAGTATCTATCCCCTGCTCCATACCAAGCGCCACAGAATCCCAGTCAACTCGAACACTGGGTTGATAGGTTTGCATACAATGATCAATACTCACCCCTTTTCCCTCTTTGAAGCGTCTGTCCACGGTTACCAATGAATGGTAGCCATAATTACCAATCAAATTTTGATCGCTGCGCTTAAACGCTTTGGCTTGTAGAGTAAAATCGATATCGAGCTGTTGTTTGTATTTATGCATGACTAAGCCATGTGGACCTTCTTCGGCATGACCGCTTTGGCCTTGCATATATCGGTAAAGTTCTTCTTCCACTTTTAACTGTTTTAATGAACTCAAGGCTTGAGCACCATATGCTGAAACGGCCTGCTCAATAATGTCACTTGCCACAGTATCAGCAACAACAAAATGGCTTTGACACGCAGCGATCCCGCTTATTAAGCATCGCTTTACAAACTTTTCCCTCAGTACTTTTTTAAAAAAATAAACACACATAGAAAAACGCCTTAACTTGAACACTTTAAAATCGTTACTTTGCTTTAAGGCACCAAAAGCACAACAATGGCAGGCTGAGGAAATCATGATGAATAGCTGATATCTATAATTTACAAAGAGTTACAAATTAATTTGATGCTCGACAGCACCATGCGAACTTCATATACTCGTGCTTACTTAAAGCCGTAAACCAAGATTTATGTCAGCCACTCAGCGTTTTTATATTGAAGAACACCTTATTGATTTATCTCGTTCTGAGGTCACTTTTGCGCAGCAAAGTACAAAGGTCGAACCTAAAGTTTTACAAGTGTTACTCTTGCTGGCTCAAAATGCACAAGAAGTGGTAAGTCATCAGCAGATCATGGATGAAGTATGGCAAGGCAGCGAAGTGGTTCCAAATGCTCTACAACGATGCATTGCTCGGCTTAGAAAAGTACTTGGTGACAATGCTAAATCTCCTAAGATAATTGCGACACATCCCAAAATAGGCTACCGGCTGATGGTAGAAGTACAATGGCTGCCCGAAAATAAACCCAAAATAACCACCATGCAAAGCTCGCAGAGTCTCAAACAGGCTCTATATTTTGGGCTACCGTGTTTTTTGATTATTATACTCGGCTTAGTGGCATGGTTACAGACACAACCTGAAGCATTAAACGTGAGTACTTTAAAACAGCTCACTTATACAGATGCCTTTGAAAGTGAAGTAACCTATAGCCCCGATGGACAATACATTGTATTTAATCGCCATACACACTCATGCCAAAGCCATATCTGGGCTAAAAACCTACAAACAGGTATTGAAAAACAACTAAGTATAGAGCCCGGCTTTTACCGCGATGCACGTTTCACACCGGATGGCCGTAACATACTTTATACAAAGCAACGCCACTGTGATCAAAGTAGCCACACGCAACATGAACCGATGCAGGCTAATTGCTGGCAAATCAATATGCTGAATTTTGCTACCGCCTTGAATACACCACAAGTTGCGACGGTACCCTATCAGTGCCAAGCCAACTCCATAACACGACCTGTGGCGCTGCCAAATCACCAATATGCATTTTTAAGCCGTCAAGGTAACAAGCAGACCTTAGTTAAGTTCAATGCACTAGAACAACACACAAGTACCCTATTTAACTTGGCAGGTCATTCAGTTTATACGTATGATTATGACCCAATACATGCTCAGTATGCCGTACTTTCCTTTAATCAAGAAAACCAGCATATGCTGAGCATACTCGATAATCGCGGCGAACTACTGCAACAACACACGGTAAATACAAACAATCAACAGCTGCTAGTAAGCCAGTTATCTATCCGTTTTTCGGATCATGGCAATGCATTGCTGGCAGTCTCACATGGTAAGCTTTATCGCCTAACACTGGATGGCAAAGTGACCGCGTACCAAAGTGCACTCAATGATATTATAAGCGCGCAATCTCACCCTTTAACTTCGAACATCATCGCCATCAAAGGCAATAAAGATACCGATATTGCACTCATCCCTTTAAGTGGTGAGCTAGACGTCAAAACAGAACAAGTCATGAACCAAAGCGTGCAACCATATCCAAGCTTTGCACGCTCTAAAAGCCGAGAAAAGTATGCGCAATTTAAACCAAATGGTGAGCTGATTGCCTTCATCTCTGCTCGCAGTGGAGAAGATCAGATATGGCTCTGGGACGGCAATCAAGCAAAACAACTGAGTAACTTTTCAAAGCCGAGTAAAATTGAGCAATTTAGCTGGTCTCCAGATGGCCAAAGCTTGGCGGTCATTCATAAAACCCAGCTCCACATCGTTAATTTGAATGGAGAAACTCACATCATTGAAGCGCCAGCTCCATTAGTGGAAGTACTAAACTGGCACCCTCAATCAGGGATTTTTGTCACTGCGTCACAACCCTCTGCCCATACACTTTGGCAACTGAACTTAAACGACCAAATTTTTAAGCCTCACTCAGTTGACGATGTTCAGTCTGTCTGGCTCACTGATCACGCCCTCTATATCAGTGACTTTGATGGGCAAGTATTTAAGCGAATGCTTAACTCTGAGACCACTGAATATAAACGAATGCCGACCCTGAATGGACACAGTTTGGTGTTATACAAAAAGCATTTTTATAGTTATGACATGAAATCAGGTTACTTATCGCAATACGACTTAAACGGTGTACTCATTAAAAAATTGAAACCACTGAAGCCCTTCGCATGGAAAATATCAGATATAAAAGGCGAGAACGTGTTATTGGAACAGCTTATCGAGCTGAATCAAGATGTTGTGGAGCTCAGCTTATAAGTTAGTGTGACATTTTTGTGTGTTACTAAAGACTCCCCACTTTCCAAAGCACCTGCTTTGTTGTGGCAATCGCATTGCTTTTTATTGGATCCATTTTTGGTACTCACAAGCAACTTGCCATTATTTTTAAAGAACAAGGTACGGCTGCTTGAGATTAAAGAGTGTCGCACTTCGGAGTTGAATTCGGGATAAAGTTAAAATTATAAAATTCATCCGACCTCCTAGTCGATTTTATAAAACGCCTTCCTTAATCTATTATAAAAACAGAATTAAAAAATAACCAGGGAAAACATTAAGGCTTTGATGTAGGCTTGGTATTTTTATAACTAAAAAAAATAAAAAACCAAAAAATTAGCAGGGCCAACTATGCAATTAAAAATATAGTGACACAGTAAATTCGATACCTAATTAGAGGTTGAATAATGACTTATCATTAACATCTCGATGCATGACATCAATTTCGATTATAAATGCGCTCGACTTTATTAAACCACTAAAATTTCATTAATGCCAATAACCGAACAATAAAACAACTTAGAAAAAGCACACCCATCACTCACATTAATTATAAACACCACCACACAATTTAATCTTAAAACCCCAATTAACAAACATTAAAAAACAAAATATAAAAGACAAAGCGCAATCACTTTAAAAACAGCATTGACAATTCAAAAAATAAAACTTAATAATAAATAATATTTTTAAGGAAGATAAATAAAATGAAAAAGAACGTACTAATACCAACAAGCATGTATGATGTACACGCTATTGCTGTTGAATACGCACTTAAAAAGTATAGTGATAAAGTGAATGTTATAAGATGGTTTTGCTGTGATTACCCATCTATTCAGGTGCAGACTTTTAATGCCGACAGCCTCTCTACGAACTTTTCAATTTCAGCTAAAAATCAGAGTTTTAACCTATCAGACATCGACTTAGTCTGGTATCGAAGACCAGGCTCTATCGTTGTTGACCTTGATAAAAACCATCCAGATTATGAACAGATTTGTCGTGAGAATAACCTCTTTCATAGAAACATTTGGGAACTTATACCTAAAGATGCGCGCTGGGCAAATCACTACATTGACTCTAAAAAAGCTGACTGCAAGCTTAAACAGTTAAGCGTAGCATTACTGTCTGGCTTGAAGATACCAAAAACAATATCAAGTAACGATCCAGAAAAAATAAGAGAGTTTATCGAAAGTAACTCTAAAAAAACAATATATAAAACTTTTAGCGGCATTCATGATTGGGAAGAAGAAAGAAAAATATTTCGACAGCATGCGACAACAATTACTTTGAAAGATTTACCTGAAGATGAAATGTTAAAACTGTCTAGCGGCATATTCCAAGAATACATAGAAAAAGAATATGAGCTTAGAATACTCTACCTTAATGGAAGGTTTATTTGTGCCAAAATTGAAGCTGATAAAGATGGTGAGGGAAAGCATGATTGGAGAGCGGCTGTAAAAACAGGGTTAAAGATCCACCCTTATACTCTCCCTAATGAAGTTTGTATTATGCTTGAAAAATTCATGAAAAGTTTGAATTTAGTTACTGGCTCAATTGATATGATAAAGAGTATAGATGGTGAGTACATCTTCCTTGAAGTCAATGAATCAGGTCAATTCATTTGGTTAGAGTTAGAGAATTCAGACATAAAGGTCCTTGGGCCATTTTGTAAATTTATTGTAGAGATGTCATCCAATGGCCTACACACAATAAATGAGGAAGAGATTTCTGCCAATGATATTTTCGGCAGAAATGACTTTGAGTCGATCTTAAAAGAAGACCTCAAAGAGCATATACAAGTAATATAATTTTAAGGAAAATAAAATGAAACTGGATAATAAAAAGTTATCATCAAGATCTTTGGGAAGACTAGTTGCTAAAGAGTTAACCGGTGATGCATTAAAGCGAGCTAGCGGCGCATCAAAAAATGAATTGATGGCCTCTAAATCCTATACGGATTCAAGCTTCAATGGACCTTGGGGTGACTGTGATCCTATACCATAGTCAGTATGTCAGAGTTATTTACTATCTGACTTAATCATACTAAACAACCGGAAGTAACTATTAGTTACTTCCTTCTTTAGGAGTACAACACTATGGGCAACTTACGCAATCTTATAGCCTTATACGGCGTACTGCTCTTCTCTTCAGCTACCTTTGCTAATTGTGGTCAACTATTTTCAAGCCTAGAGTCACAACTTCACATAGATCTCACAGAATTCGACCAAACGGCAAACAGGGGCTGGCGAGCACTTGCTGGGCAAAAGTGCTACGATGAGGCTGCTATTCTAATTGATCTATATATTGAACATACAAAAACTGACAGCAGTTCTCTACAATGGCACCTACTTCAGATGCATGCCATGGCTGGAAACACCCCGCAGGCAATTAAACTAGGTCATGAGATTGTGGCAAAAGCTTCCCCGAGCCAACCGACGTTCCTCTGGAAAGAGTATGTCCAGGCGACAGTCGCTTTTCTTGAGGGAGATAATCTTCAACTGCTTCGCAACCGGAATTTACTTGCCAGGCACAAACACTCTAAACCAAATGAAATGAACCTAATGGCCTTAGATAGACTTATAGCCAATATCAAAAAACCTTATGCAGACGCATATTTTGCGCAATAAAAGAGGCTCCACTGGAGCCTTCTTCAATTTTAGTTACCCGAATAATAGTAAGCACATGAGTTGCCTGTTTTGATATATGAGGCTATTCCACTAGTTAGAATAATAAAAAAATAAAAATGGACAGACACATTTTAAAAATTAAGCGAATTTCGAGGGGCTTTAAAAAGAATGGATTTTTTCACTAAAAAGTCTCAAAGAGCAACTTATATTAGATTTAAAATTAAAATAGGAATATTTTC
This genomic window from Pseudoalteromonas luteoviolacea contains:
- a CDS encoding endonuclease/exonuclease/phosphatase family protein, producing the protein MKPSLVSIALAATLLGTGCQQTSTQTTDTTTINDTTIRVATFNVSMEATNYQSDKALDVSGNVLTKALKSGEIKQINNIAEIIQRTRPDIILLNEFDYIADPEQGINLFKSKYLEVSQNGFEPISYPHVYLAPVNTGVKTHLTGKDNKLTHYGFGKYPGQYGMVLLSKFPIDADQVRTFQHFLWKDMPNNMMPTTEEGKSWYAQPERDIMRLSSKSHWDIPVQVCNQQLNVLASHPTPPVFDGPEDRNGKRNHDELRLWKDYISATGHSYIYDDTGVKGGFSGSSFVIVGDLNASDVDGDGHPNAIKQLLTHSRVNNLATPKSEGGRSNKPQNANAVAHTAHWGMRADYVLPSSDLNIIDSGVFWPAQHESGAELVANRAASSDHRLVWVDILLPSNCAK
- the merB gene encoding organomercurial lyase; translated protein: MELTHASLHFQIMKHFIEYAKAPSVSKLSDIFGIQVASVVEALKALQEYHGVVLQPVSHEVWVAHPFSAAPTNFWIQSGDMGWWGNCAWCALGAAALLARDLTITTTLGSESKQIVIEIINGKIQNKHLFVHFPIPMEKAWDNVVYTCSTMLMFESESDISMV
- a CDS encoding winged helix-turn-helix domain-containing protein, giving the protein MSATQRFYIEEHLIDLSRSEVTFAQQSTKVEPKVLQVLLLLAQNAQEVVSHQQIMDEVWQGSEVVPNALQRCIARLRKVLGDNAKSPKIIATHPKIGYRLMVEVQWLPENKPKITTMQSSQSLKQALYFGLPCFLIIILGLVAWLQTQPEALNVSTLKQLTYTDAFESEVTYSPDGQYIVFNRHTHSCQSHIWAKNLQTGIEKQLSIEPGFYRDARFTPDGRNILYTKQRHCDQSSHTQHEPMQANCWQINMLNFATALNTPQVATVPYQCQANSITRPVALPNHQYAFLSRQGNKQTLVKFNALEQHTSTLFNLAGHSVYTYDYDPIHAQYAVLSFNQENQHMLSILDNRGELLQQHTVNTNNQQLLVSQLSIRFSDHGNALLAVSHGKLYRLTLDGKVTAYQSALNDIISAQSHPLTSNIIAIKGNKDTDIALIPLSGELDVKTEQVMNQSVQPYPSFARSKSREKYAQFKPNGELIAFISARSGEDQIWLWDGNQAKQLSNFSKPSKIEQFSWSPDGQSLAVIHKTQLHIVNLNGETHIIEAPAPLVEVLNWHPQSGIFVTASQPSAHTLWQLNLNDQIFKPHSVDDVQSVWLTDHALYISDFDGQVFKRMLNSETTEYKRMPTLNGHSLVLYKKHFYSYDMKSGYLSQYDLNGVLIKKLKPLKPFAWKISDIKGENVLLEQLIELNQDVVELSL